Proteins co-encoded in one Nicotiana sylvestris chromosome 7, ASM39365v2, whole genome shotgun sequence genomic window:
- the LOC104223325 gene encoding serine/threonine-protein kinase rio2, protein MKLDVNVLRYLSKDDFRVLTAVEMGMRNHEIVPSELIDRIASLKHGGSYKVLKNLLKHKLVHHDASKYDGFRLTYLGYDFLAIKTMVNRGVFNGVGRQLGTGKESDIFEVVKEDGTVLAMKLHRLGRVSFRAVKAKRDYLRHRSSYNWLYLSRLAALKEFAFMKALEEHGFPVPNAVDCNRHCLIMSLVPGYPLVQVKELQNPDVVFETIIGAVVRLAEHGLIHCDFNEFNIMIDDDEKVTMIDFPQMVSVSHPNAQMYFDRDVECIYKFFEKRFNMLFEENENDSDGSEAEIDEVGRPQFSEINKNSGFLDKELAASGFTRKDQNELEKLTEAELDMYSDSDDEGTGDDEDEDMNETNIKQLESLQLEKEDNNHLVGDEHDDNHQVGDEHDPEDDGEAESEDDAELVKSLSKQRRKAIQAAHRGKRNFASRNTYKDKGGKSSQSSKVHKHLGGW, encoded by the exons ATGAAGTTGGATGTCAACGTTTTGAGATACCTCTCCAAAGATGATTTCCGGGTCCTCACTGCCGTTGAGATGGGCATGCGCAAT caTGAAATTGTGCCTTCTGAGCTCATTGACCGTATTGCTTCCCTCAA GCATGGGGGCTCATATAAAGTGTTGAAGAATTTGCTAAAGCACAAATTAGTCCATCATGATGCTTCTAAAT ATGATGGATTTCGACTCACCTACCTTGGTTACGATTTTCTTGCAATCAAAACTATGGTTAATCGTGGTGTATTTAATGGAGTGGGTCGTCAACTTGGCACTGGGAAAGAGTCTG ATATTTTTGAGGTCGTAAAGGAAGATGGCACAGTTCTTGCGATGAAGTTACACAGGCTCGGTAGGGTTTCATTTAGGGCAGTCAAAGCAAAACGTGACTATTTGAGGCATCGTAGCAGCTATAATTGGCTCTACTTATCGCGGCTTGCTGCCTTGAAAGAGTTTGCATTTATGAAG GCACTAGAAGAACATGGATTCCCTGTTCCAAATGCTGTCGATTGCAATCGACATTGTTTGATTATGTCACTTGTACCAGGCTATCCACT TGTGCAGGTTAAGGAGCTGCAAAACCCAGATGTGGTTTTTGAAACAATCATTGGTGCTGTTGTTCGTCTGGCAGAACACGGGCTTATTCACTGCGATTTTAATGAATTTAACATAATG attgatgatgatgaaaaGGTCACCATGATTGATTTCCCGCAAATGGTGTCAGTCTCTCATCCTAATGCCCAAAT GTATTTTGACCGTGATGTGGAGTGCATCTACAAGTTCTTTGAAAAGCG GTTCAATATGTTatttgaagaaaatgaaaatgattCTGATGGTTCAGAGGCTGAAATAGATGAAGTTGGACGGCCCCAGTtctctgaaataaacaaaaataGCGGTTTCTTGGACAAAGAACTTGCTGCCAGTGGTTTTACAAGAAAGGATCAAAATGAGTTGGAAAAG TTAACTGAGGCAGAGCTTGACATGTATTCAGATTCTGATGATGAAGGAACTGgtgatgatgaagatgaagacaTGAACGAGACAAACATCAAGCAGCTTGAATCcttgcagttggagaag GAGGACAACAATCATCTAGTTGGGGATGAGCATGATGATAATCATCAAGTTGGGGATGAGCATGATCCTGAGGATGATGGAGAGGCCGAGTCTGAAGATGATGCCGAACTTGTGAAGAGCCTGAGCAAGCAGAGGAggaaggccattcaagctgcccATCGGGGGAAGAGGAACTTTGCCTCCAGGAATACATACAAGGACAAAGGTGGGAAATCCTCACAGAGTTCAAAGGTCCATAAGCATTTGGGTGGCTGGTAA